The following are encoded in a window of Rhizobium bangladeshense genomic DNA:
- the repC gene encoding plasmid replication protein RepC produces the protein METGSITTPFGRRSMTLGMLANQVMAAEIKPDQSVDKWKLFRALCEAKPLLGITDRALAVLNALLSFYPKNQLNQENGLIVFPSNIQLSLRTHGMAEQTVRRHLAALVEAGLLLRKDSPNGKRYVRRDRAGEVNEAFGFSLAPLLARAEEIEQLAAEVMAERLHVQRLRERITLCRRDVAKLIEAAVEEDVPGDWQGLYLEFRALIEGLPRSPTTAQLEGLLDELKVLRADILNQLEIRLKSTKQRGNARYNERHIQNSNPDSTSELEPSFDTKQGAMPEQDNQQEAVTLEEGRGEAAHPSMQKGQKGRRRGDGGHGGGLKSFPLGLVLQACPEILAYGPNGVIRNWRDMMTAAVTVRSMLGVSPSAYEEAAAAMGPENAATVMACILERGGHINSAGGYLRDLTRRSEKGEFAIGPMLMALLRANAPAGARKAG, from the coding sequence ATGGAAACCGGAAGTATAACGACGCCTTTTGGGCGGCGGTCGATGACGCTTGGAATGCTCGCGAACCAGGTCATGGCGGCTGAGATCAAACCTGATCAGTCGGTCGACAAATGGAAACTGTTTCGTGCGCTGTGCGAAGCAAAGCCGCTGCTCGGCATCACCGACCGCGCGCTTGCGGTGCTCAATGCATTGTTGAGCTTCTATCCCAAGAACCAACTGAACCAGGAAAACGGCTTGATTGTCTTCCCGTCGAACATCCAGCTTTCGCTTCGAACGCATGGTATGGCCGAACAGACCGTGCGGCGTCACCTCGCCGCACTCGTCGAGGCGGGTCTTCTGCTGCGTAAGGACAGCCCCAACGGCAAACGGTATGTGCGCAGAGACAGGGCAGGGGAGGTCAACGAGGCCTTCGGCTTCTCGCTGGCGCCACTGCTTGCCCGCGCTGAGGAGATCGAGCAGCTGGCGGCCGAGGTGATGGCCGAACGGCTGCACGTCCAGAGGCTGCGGGAACGCATCACGCTTTGCCGCCGTGACGTCGCGAAGCTGATCGAAGCAGCCGTCGAAGAAGATGTTCCAGGGGATTGGCAGGGGTTGTATCTCGAGTTCCGTGCCCTGATCGAAGGCTTGCCGAGGTCTCCGACGACAGCACAGCTCGAAGGATTGCTGGATGAATTGAAGGTTCTGCGGGCGGACATCCTTAACCAGTTGGAAATTCGGCTTAAATCAACAAAACAGCGCGGCAATGCCCGTTATAACGAGCGTCACATACAGAATTCAAACCCCGACTCTACATCTGAACTTGAACCAAGCTTCGATACGAAGCAGGGAGCGATGCCGGAGCAAGACAACCAGCAAGAGGCCGTGACGCTGGAAGAGGGGAGGGGTGAAGCGGCGCATCCGAGCATGCAGAAGGGACAGAAGGGCCGACGGCGGGGCGACGGCGGTCATGGTGGCGGGCTGAAATCTTTCCCGCTCGGCTTGGTTCTGCAGGCCTGCCCTGAAATCCTTGCCTACGGCCCGAACGGTGTGATCCGCAATTGGCGCGACATGATGACCGCGGCCGTGACGGTTCGATCGATGCTCGGTGTCAGCCCGTCAGCCTATGAGGAGGCCGCAGCTGCGATGGGACCGGAAAATGCCGCAACGGTGATGGCATGTATCCTGGAGCGTGGCGGACATATCAATTCGGCCGGTGG